One Bacteroidota bacterium genomic window carries:
- a CDS encoding oligosaccharide flippase family protein has product MLNNSKKKIQQHKTIVKNFSYLTLLRFFSILLPLITYPYLIKVLGTSLYGKVIFVQTIISYFSIIIQFGFNNSATKEVAINRDDISKLDIIVSSIFQIKFILWVLSLSFLILYIYIVPGAKSDKWLYLFSFGICFDELLFPQWFFQGLEKMGYITAINLFAKLIFVGLIFFIVKNENDYLWVPILYSIGALMGGILSLYFVFRKEGIRFIFQPYGKLIYFVKESFLLFVSNIFISVKDKFNIIFLGIFLGMESVAIYDLGIKIMNLFLHPVILVNDAIFPKVAKEKDMRFVLKTIKLLFIFTLIITGIFQFVTPLILKFFIGEQYLKAVAISRILLISPLLFSISYSLSRNCLIVLGKYNYLLYSITITSTFYLALIGVGYVFNLLNNTIIFATITVLVFLFEMTYRIYITLRLKLI; this is encoded by the coding sequence ATGCTTAATAATTCGAAAAAGAAAATTCAACAGCATAAAACAATAGTAAAGAATTTTTCATATCTAACATTATTAAGGTTTTTCAGCATTCTCCTACCACTAATTACCTATCCGTATTTAATAAAGGTACTTGGCACCAGCCTATATGGAAAGGTCATCTTTGTTCAGACAATAATCTCTTATTTTTCTATTATTATTCAGTTTGGATTTAATAATTCAGCAACAAAAGAAGTTGCAATAAATAGAGATGATATATCAAAACTAGATATTATTGTCTCATCTATTTTTCAAATTAAATTTATTCTGTGGGTATTAAGTCTATCTTTCTTAATATTATATATTTACATAGTACCAGGAGCAAAAAGTGATAAATGGCTATATCTATTTTCATTTGGAATTTGCTTTGATGAATTATTATTTCCTCAATGGTTTTTTCAAGGTCTTGAGAAAATGGGATATATAACTGCCATTAATCTATTTGCTAAACTTATTTTCGTTGGCTTAATTTTTTTTATTGTAAAAAACGAAAACGACTATTTATGGGTACCCATCCTGTATAGTATAGGTGCTTTGATGGGAGGCATACTATCTTTATATTTTGTTTTTAGAAAAGAGGGAATAAGGTTTATTTTCCAGCCTTATGGGAAATTAATATATTTTGTGAAGGAAAGTTTCTTGCTTTTTGTATCAAACATTTTTATCTCGGTGAAGGATAAATTCAACATAATTTTTTTGGGAATATTTCTTGGTATGGAAAGTGTAGCTATCTATGATTTAGGAATAAAAATAATGAATCTATTCTTACATCCAGTCATTTTAGTTAATGACGCTATCTTTCCAAAGGTTGCAAAAGAGAAGGATATGAGATTTGTCCTCAAAACAATAAAGCTCTTATTTATATTTACACTTATAATTACTGGCATATTCCAATTTGTGACGCCGTTAATTCTAAAATTTTTTATTGGCGAACAATATCTTAAGGCAGTTGCTATCTCGAGAATCTTACTTATTTCACCATTGCTTTTTTCGATCAGTTATTCTCTATCTAGAAATTGTTTAATCGTATTAGGTAAATATAATTATCTTTTATACAGCATTACTATTACATCCACCTTTTACCTTGCATTAATTGGGGTTGGTTATGTGTTTAATTTATTAAATAATACAATTATATTTGCGACAATTACCGTATTGGTATTTCTTTTCGAAATGACTTATAGAATTTATATTACGCTTAGATTGAAACTAATATAA